A stretch of Prunus dulcis chromosome 6, ALMONDv2, whole genome shotgun sequence DNA encodes these proteins:
- the LOC117631668 gene encoding uncharacterized protein LOC117631668, giving the protein MTSLAMASLTLSLSKPASSSSSSSSHFYRQFRTRASSSAAPGVDLNTLQSAIAKKDSSAVKEALDQLSEVGWAKKWSSQPYVSRRTTSLRELTTLGIKNAETLAVPSVRNDAAFLFTVVGTTGFLGLLAGQLPGDWGFFVPYLLGSISLVVLGVGSTAPGLLQAAISSFSSFFPDYQERIARHEAAHFLVAYLLGLPILGYSLDIGKEHVNLIDERLEKLIYSGQLDAKELDRLAVVAMAGLAAEGLTYDKVIGQSADLFSLQRFINRSKPQLSKEQQQNLTRWAVLFAGSLLKNDKEIHEALITAMSNKATILECIEAIEKAA; this is encoded by the exons ATGACGAGCTTGGCCATGGCTTCTCTCACACTCTCACTCTCAAAGCctgcctcttcttcttcctcctcctcctctcacTTTTATCGACAATTTCGAACCAGAGCTTCTTCCTCTGCTGCTCCTGGTGTCGACCTCAACACCCTTCAATCCGCCATTGCAAAG AAAGATAGCAGTGCGGTTAAAGAGGCACTTGATCAGCTAAGTGAAGTTGGTTGGGCCAAGAAATGGAGTTCTCAGCCCTATGTCTCACGGCGTACG ACATCGCTTAGGGAGCTGACAACTCTTGGAATAAAAAATGCAGAAACTCTTGCGGTTCCCAGCGTCAGAAATGAT GCGGCTTTTCTATTCACCGTGGTGGGGACGACAGGATTCTTAGGTCTTCTTGCTGGCCAACTTCCTGGG GACTGGGGCTTTTTTGTGCCATACTTGCTTGGGAGCATCTCTCTAGTAGTTTTGGGTGTGGGAAGCACTGCCCCTGG GCTTCTTCAAGCTGCCATATCTAGCTTTTCATCATTTTTCCCAGATTATCAAGAAAGAATTGCTAGACATGAAGCTGCTCATTTTTTAG TTGCTTATTTGCTGGGCCTTCCTATTCTGGGGTATTCTTTAGATATTGGCAAAGAGCATGTCAATCTTATTGACGAAAGGCTGGAAAAGCTGATATACAGTGGGCAGCTTGATGCAAAGGAACTAGACAG GTTGGCAGTGGTAGCAATGGCTGGACTTGCAGCAGAAGGTCTGACATATGACAAAGTGATTGGTCAATCAGCTGATCTTTTCAGTCTTCAG AGATTTATCAACAGAAGCAAGCCACAGCTTAGCAAAGAACAGCAACAAAATCTTACTAGATGGGCT GTGTTGTTTGCTGGGTCTCTCTTAAAAAATGACAAGGAAATTCATGAAGCCTTAATAACAGCAATGTCAAACAAGGCAACTATACTGGAATGCATCGAAGCAATTGAGAAAGCTGCTTGA